One stretch of Streptomyces hygroscopicus DNA includes these proteins:
- a CDS encoding lactate utilization protein B/C, whose translation MTPQDPGSQSTQRPGTQSTQNPGAHSPQNPDTQGPGSRALVMARIRRALADVPRAETPDAVPVERTYHRVHGDRTPTETVDLLAEHLADYRAIVHRADAPSLPALIARLLADRGATSVAVPPGLPDSWLSAVPDAVRRVPDTAELTPHDLDAVSSVVTACAVAIAETGTVVLDAAPDQGRRRITLVPDHHICVIRVPDQVVDSVPEGLERLDPGRPLTWISGPSATSDIELDRVEGVHGPRTLEVILTGSPAGPETAGQS comes from the coding sequence ATGACCCCGCAAGACCCCGGCAGCCAAAGCACCCAGCGCCCCGGCACCCAAAGCACCCAGAACCCCGGCGCCCACAGCCCCCAGAACCCCGACACCCAGGGCCCCGGCTCCCGCGCCCTGGTCATGGCCCGTATCCGCCGCGCTCTGGCCGATGTGCCGCGCGCCGAGACGCCCGACGCGGTGCCGGTCGAGCGCACCTACCACCGCGTCCACGGCGACCGCACCCCCACCGAAACCGTGGACCTCCTCGCCGAGCACCTGGCCGACTACCGCGCGATCGTCCACCGGGCCGACGCCCCCTCCCTCCCCGCCCTGATCGCCCGCCTCCTCGCCGATCGGGGCGCGACCAGCGTCGCCGTACCTCCCGGCCTCCCCGACTCCTGGCTGTCCGCCGTCCCCGACGCGGTGCGCCGGGTCCCGGACACGGCGGAGCTGACGCCGCACGACCTGGACGCGGTCTCCAGCGTGGTGACGGCCTGCGCGGTGGCCATCGCCGAAACCGGCACCGTGGTCCTGGACGCGGCCCCCGACCAGGGCCGCCGCCGCATCACCCTGGTTCCCGACCACCACATCTGCGTCATCCGGGTGCCCGACCAGGTCGTGGACTCCGTCCCCGAGGGCCTTGAACGCCTGGACCCGGGCCGTCCGTTGACCTGGATCTCGGGCCCGTCCGCGACAAGTGACATCGAACTCGATCGCGTCGAAGGCGTGCACGGCCCCCGCACCCTCGAAGTGATCCTCACGGGGTCGCCGGCCGGGCCGGAAACCGCTGGTCAGAGCTGA
- a CDS encoding penicillin-binding protein produces MGAVGKVVFGTVAAGLLGVAGYGGYNLYTGVTSGDTTAAHDGPVTADETRRTAREFLDAWADGNDMLAAGLTNDAEAAIGALSGYRDDGHVQKVTVTPGTARGTMVPFTVKAEVVFDKTRSSWTYASRLTVVRGRTTKKPLVDWRPSVLHPKLAANESVRTDLADNPPVRVLDRDGKELRQGRYPSLDPVLIALRARYGADAGGTPRVEVSAVKADGTAGATLHMVKKGTPGTLRSTLDAGVQKRAEKAVAARNGASVVVLKPSTGEILAVANSDQAEFNAALQGQTAPGSTFKIVTAATLLEAGKVSPGHLVPCPKTAAYAQGMTFHNVEDSENPGATFAQDFAASCNTAFVSLAGAVPDGAVAQEARTVFGLGLNWRVGVTTFDGEVPGGSGDDKAAAMIGQGTVQMNPLTIASVAATAQTGTFKQPVIVPRSVDHREIATSDRSLSPATRSQLRAMMRLTATSGTAARAMSGLTGDIGAKTGSAEIDGQPKTNAWFTAYRNDVAAAAVVTGGGHGGDAAGPVVRAVLTTG; encoded by the coding sequence ATGGGGGCTGTGGGCAAGGTCGTCTTCGGAACGGTGGCGGCGGGGCTTCTGGGCGTCGCCGGGTACGGCGGATACAACCTCTACACGGGCGTGACCAGCGGCGATACCACCGCGGCCCATGACGGTCCGGTGACCGCGGACGAGACCCGGCGGACCGCCCGGGAATTCCTGGACGCATGGGCGGACGGCAATGACATGCTGGCCGCCGGGCTGACCAACGACGCCGAGGCGGCCATCGGCGCGCTGAGCGGCTATCGCGACGACGGCCATGTGCAGAAGGTGACGGTCACCCCGGGCACGGCGCGGGGCACCATGGTGCCGTTCACCGTCAAGGCCGAAGTGGTCTTCGACAAGACCCGTTCGAGCTGGACGTATGCGTCACGGCTGACCGTGGTGCGCGGCCGGACGACCAAGAAGCCGCTGGTCGACTGGCGGCCCTCGGTCCTCCATCCCAAGCTCGCGGCCAATGAGTCCGTACGGACGGACCTGGCGGACAATCCGCCGGTGCGGGTGCTGGACCGCGACGGCAAGGAGCTGCGGCAGGGCCGTTATCCCTCGCTCGACCCGGTACTGATCGCGCTGCGGGCGAGATACGGAGCGGACGCCGGGGGCACGCCGCGGGTGGAGGTGTCGGCGGTCAAGGCCGACGGGACCGCCGGAGCGACGCTTCATATGGTGAAGAAGGGCACACCGGGCACGCTGCGCAGCACCCTCGACGCCGGGGTGCAGAAGCGCGCGGAGAAGGCGGTGGCCGCGCGCAACGGCGCCTCCGTGGTGGTGCTCAAGCCCAGCACCGGGGAGATCCTGGCGGTGGCCAACTCCGACCAGGCCGAGTTCAACGCCGCGCTGCAGGGGCAGACGGCGCCGGGGTCGACGTTCAAGATAGTCACCGCGGCCACCCTGCTGGAGGCGGGCAAGGTCAGTCCGGGCCACCTGGTGCCGTGCCCGAAGACGGCGGCGTACGCACAGGGCATGACATTCCACAACGTCGAGGACAGCGAGAACCCCGGCGCCACCTTCGCGCAGGACTTCGCGGCGTCCTGCAACACCGCGTTCGTCTCGCTCGCCGGGGCCGTGCCCGATGGCGCGGTGGCCCAGGAGGCGCGGACCGTGTTCGGCCTCGGGCTGAACTGGCGGGTGGGCGTCACCACGTTCGACGGCGAGGTGCCGGGCGGAAGCGGCGACGACAAGGCCGCCGCCATGATCGGCCAGGGCACGGTCCAGATGAACCCGCTCACCATCGCCTCCGTCGCGGCCACCGCCCAGACCGGCACCTTCAAGCAGCCCGTCATCGTGCCGCGCTCGGTCGACCACCGGGAGATCGCCACCAGCGACCGCAGCCTCAGCCCGGCCACCAGGTCGCAGCTCAGGGCGATGATGCGGCTGACCGCGACGAGCGGCACCGCCGCCCGGGCGATGTCCGGGCTCACCGGCGACATCGGGGCCAAGACGGGTTCGGCCGAGATCGACGGCCAGCCCAAGACCAACGCCTGGTTCACCGCCTACCGGAACGATGTGGCAGCCGCCGCCGTGGTCACCGGCGGCGGCCACGGCGGGGATGCCGCCGGACCCGTCGTCCGCGCGGTACTCACAACCGGCTGA
- a CDS encoding transcriptional regulator, whose product MKRTSRDIRTANRYGVLRHIVAQSPVSRQEVAAATELSLATVANLVGELLDLGMLVEVGYEDSDGGRPRGLIAVNSSGAALIGVDVAETYIHVELFDLALTVLARADEELRPEENDPGKVVARIADAVSSVVGQAGVAADRVLGVGVSMPGQVDREGGVSVFAPNWDWHDVPLLRLLAEHIPYPLHLDNPLRACTVAEQWFGAARGRNDAVVVNLGTGVGAGLALGGTLHRGVSNSAGEWGHTTLILDGRQCHCGNQGCVETYVGAPGIMRNLRELSPDSPLLRPDDQTATIEALGRGLTAGDPVAVQVVHTTARYLGAALADLINLLNPEVIVLSSWVAAALGEPLLAEVRAAVAVRALRRPLANTEIVLCPIPSNPVSLGAATFALEGSLASVGLRNRRTTPRNRGGER is encoded by the coding sequence GTGAAGCGCACATCCCGCGATATACGCACCGCCAACCGCTACGGAGTGCTGCGCCATATCGTCGCCCAATCCCCCGTCTCCCGGCAGGAGGTGGCCGCCGCGACCGAGCTGAGCCTGGCCACCGTGGCGAATCTCGTCGGTGAGCTGCTCGACCTCGGGATGCTGGTCGAGGTCGGCTACGAGGACTCCGACGGCGGCCGGCCGCGCGGTCTCATCGCGGTCAACTCCTCGGGCGCCGCGCTGATCGGGGTGGATGTGGCGGAGACGTATATCCATGTCGAGCTGTTCGATCTGGCGCTGACCGTCCTGGCCCGCGCGGACGAGGAGTTGCGCCCGGAGGAGAACGACCCGGGCAAGGTGGTGGCGCGTATCGCGGACGCCGTGTCCTCGGTGGTCGGGCAGGCGGGCGTGGCCGCGGACCGGGTGCTGGGCGTCGGCGTCAGCATGCCGGGGCAGGTGGACCGCGAGGGCGGGGTCTCGGTCTTCGCGCCCAACTGGGACTGGCATGACGTCCCGCTGCTGCGGCTGCTGGCCGAGCACATCCCCTACCCCCTCCACCTCGACAATCCGCTGCGCGCCTGCACCGTGGCCGAGCAGTGGTTCGGGGCGGCGCGCGGGCGGAACGACGCCGTGGTGGTCAACCTCGGTACGGGCGTGGGGGCCGGGCTGGCGCTCGGCGGCACCCTGCACCGCGGGGTCAGCAACAGCGCCGGGGAATGGGGGCACACCACCCTCATCCTGGACGGACGGCAGTGCCACTGCGGCAACCAGGGATGTGTGGAGACCTATGTCGGCGCCCCCGGCATCATGCGGAATCTGCGCGAGCTGAGCCCGGACAGCCCGCTGCTGCGTCCGGACGACCAGACGGCCACCATCGAGGCGCTCGGCCGGGGCCTTACGGCAGGCGATCCGGTGGCCGTGCAGGTCGTGCACACCACCGCGCGCTATCTCGGCGCCGCCCTCGCCGATCTGATCAATCTGCTCAACCCGGAAGTGATCGTGCTCAGCAGCTGGGTCGCGGCCGCCCTCGGGGAGCCGCTGCTCGCCGAGGTGCGCGCGGCGGTGGCGGTGCGCGCGCTGCGCCGCCCGCTGGCGAACACCGAGATCGTGCTGTGCCCGATCCCGTCCAACCCCGTGAGCCTCGGCGCGGCGACCTTCGCCCTGGAGGGCTCGCTCGCGTCGGTGGGACTGAGGAACCGCCGCACCACACCAAGGAACCGCGGAGGAGAACGATGA
- a CDS encoding beta-galactosidase, producing the protein MSSTQHTPLPYYEDVSPGAGALPPRPWTPSSDAARLSLNGTWSFRLSPTAAAEDDSFARPGYDARGWDELPVPGHWVLHGHGAPIYTNVLYPFPVDPPHVPAENPTGDHLRVFDLPGDWPEGGEAVLRFEGVESCARVWLNGEELGTFKGSRLPHEFEVGGLLEPSGNVLAVRVHQWSSGSYLEDQDQWWLPGIFREVTLEHRPEGALADYFVHASYDHTTGEGTLRIDSDPGGRIIVPELGLDLATGESATVPVEPWTAETPRLYEARLTTVGESVSLHVGFRTVVVEDGLLKVNGRRVLFRGVNRHEFHPENGRAVDLATMRRDLVLMKQHNINAVRTSHYPPHPAFLGLCDELGLWVIDECDLETHGFGVLDWRNNPVDDDRWTPALLDRAERMVERDKNHPSIVMWSLGNECGTGRGLSAMADWIRERDPSRVIHYEGDLSCADTDVYSRMYAPHEEVDQIGRRTEAPWGDPELDAKRRALPFIQCEYAHAMGNGPGGLGEYQRLFEAHERCQGGFVWEWIDHGFTRRAPDGRFYHVYGGDFGEELHDGNFVCDGLVFPDRTPSPGLIEYKKVIEPVRIEGDGAQGTVRITNGHDFADLSHLVFSWSYEAEGEAIGSGELVVKPLSPGESADLKLPAPPAAEAGAETRWTVEARLAAATAWAEAGHTVAWAQFPAAAPGTGRARTLASGEAPRRDGDRIVLGPGVFDAATGALTALGGLPVTEPPRLDIWRAPTDNDNGASWQPDERWGLIWRRFGLHRVRHRTDAVETAPDGALTVRTRVAPAAVDFGLETVYRWTADEDGRLSLAVSVTPLGEWTCPLPRLGLRFGVPAALGEAEWFGGGPGEAYPDTRAAARVGRWALSVDELQTPYVRPQENGARIDVRWVRLTAPDGSGVRIEGEPAFWFTARRWTTEQLDAAEHTPDLDASNETVWVNLDHGQQGIGTQSCGPGVLDEHRLDVAPAEFSFTFSRLS; encoded by the coding sequence ATGAGCTCCACGCAGCACACACCACTGCCCTACTACGAGGACGTCTCCCCCGGTGCGGGAGCGCTGCCGCCCCGCCCCTGGACCCCATCCTCCGACGCCGCGCGGCTGAGCCTGAACGGGACGTGGTCCTTCCGGCTGTCGCCGACCGCCGCCGCCGAGGACGACTCCTTCGCCCGCCCCGGCTACGACGCCCGCGGCTGGGACGAGCTCCCGGTGCCCGGCCACTGGGTGCTGCACGGCCACGGAGCGCCGATCTACACCAATGTGCTCTATCCCTTCCCGGTGGATCCCCCGCACGTCCCCGCCGAGAACCCGACCGGCGACCATCTGCGCGTCTTCGACCTGCCCGGCGACTGGCCGGAGGGCGGGGAGGCGGTGCTGCGCTTCGAGGGCGTCGAGTCATGCGCCCGGGTCTGGCTCAACGGCGAGGAGCTCGGCACCTTCAAGGGCAGCCGGCTGCCGCATGAGTTCGAGGTCGGGGGTCTGCTCGAGCCGTCGGGGAACGTGCTGGCCGTCCGCGTCCACCAGTGGTCCTCCGGGAGCTATCTGGAGGACCAGGACCAGTGGTGGCTGCCCGGCATCTTCCGTGAGGTGACGCTGGAGCACCGCCCCGAGGGCGCGCTCGCCGACTACTTCGTCCACGCCTCGTACGACCACACCACCGGCGAGGGCACGCTGCGGATCGACTCCGACCCCGGCGGCCGGATCATTGTCCCCGAGCTGGGTCTTGACCTGGCCACCGGGGAGAGCGCCACCGTCCCCGTCGAGCCGTGGACGGCGGAGACGCCCCGGCTGTACGAGGCGCGGCTGACCACCGTGGGCGAGAGCGTCTCGCTGCACGTGGGCTTCCGTACCGTGGTGGTCGAGGACGGGCTGCTCAAGGTCAACGGGCGTCGGGTGCTCTTCCGCGGCGTCAACCGGCATGAGTTCCACCCGGAGAACGGGCGGGCCGTGGACCTCGCGACCATGCGCCGCGATCTGGTGCTGATGAAGCAGCACAACATCAACGCCGTGCGCACCAGCCACTATCCGCCGCATCCGGCCTTCCTCGGGCTCTGCGACGAGCTGGGGCTGTGGGTGATCGACGAATGCGATCTGGAGACCCACGGCTTCGGCGTCCTGGACTGGCGGAACAACCCGGTGGACGACGACCGCTGGACCCCGGCGCTGCTCGACCGCGCCGAGCGCATGGTCGAGCGCGACAAGAACCACCCGTCCATAGTGATGTGGTCGCTGGGCAATGAGTGCGGCACCGGACGCGGGCTGTCCGCCATGGCCGACTGGATCCGGGAGCGCGACCCGTCCCGGGTGATCCACTACGAGGGCGATCTGTCCTGCGCCGATACGGACGTCTACTCGCGGATGTACGCGCCGCACGAGGAGGTCGACCAGATCGGCCGGCGCACCGAGGCGCCGTGGGGCGATCCGGAGCTGGACGCGAAGCGCCGGGCGCTGCCGTTCATCCAGTGCGAGTACGCGCACGCCATGGGCAACGGGCCGGGCGGACTGGGCGAGTACCAGCGGCTGTTCGAGGCGCATGAGCGCTGCCAGGGCGGTTTCGTCTGGGAGTGGATCGACCACGGCTTCACCCGGCGCGCCCCCGACGGCCGCTTCTACCACGTGTACGGCGGGGACTTCGGCGAGGAACTGCACGACGGGAACTTCGTCTGCGACGGGCTGGTCTTCCCCGACCGCACCCCCTCCCCGGGGCTGATCGAGTACAAGAAGGTCATCGAGCCGGTACGGATCGAGGGCGACGGGGCACAGGGCACGGTCCGGATCACCAACGGCCATGACTTCGCCGATCTGTCCCATCTCGTCTTCTCCTGGAGCTATGAGGCGGAGGGCGAGGCGATCGGCTCGGGTGAGCTGGTGGTGAAGCCGCTGTCCCCGGGCGAGTCCGCCGATCTGAAGCTCCCGGCACCGCCCGCCGCCGAGGCGGGGGCGGAGACCCGGTGGACCGTCGAGGCGCGGCTCGCGGCGGCGACGGCGTGGGCCGAGGCGGGCCATACGGTGGCCTGGGCCCAGTTCCCCGCCGCCGCTCCCGGCACCGGCCGGGCGCGTACCCTCGCCTCGGGGGAGGCGCCGCGCCGCGACGGCGACCGGATCGTGCTCGGCCCGGGCGTCTTCGACGCGGCCACCGGCGCCCTGACGGCGCTCGGCGGGCTGCCCGTCACCGAACCGCCCCGACTGGACATCTGGCGCGCGCCCACGGACAACGACAACGGCGCGTCCTGGCAGCCGGACGAGCGCTGGGGCCTGATCTGGCGCCGGTTCGGGCTGCACCGGGTGCGGCACCGGACCGACGCGGTGGAGACGGCGCCGGACGGCGCGCTGACCGTCCGTACCCGCGTCGCGCCCGCCGCCGTCGACTTCGGTCTGGAGACGGTCTACCGCTGGACCGCCGATGAGGACGGACGGCTGAGCCTGGCGGTCTCCGTCACCCCGCTGGGCGAGTGGACCTGCCCGCTGCCGCGCCTGGGCCTGCGGTTCGGGGTCCCGGCCGCGCTGGGCGAGGCCGAGTGGTTCGGCGGCGGCCCCGGCGAAGCGTACCCGGACACGCGTGCCGCCGCGCGGGTGGGGCGATGGGCGCTGTCGGTCGACGAGCTCCAGACGCCGTACGTCCGCCCGCAGGAGAACGGCGCCCGGATCGATGTCCGCTGGGTGCGGCTGACCGCGCCCGACGGTTCGGGGGTGCGGATCGAGGGCGAGCCGGCCTTCTGGTTCACCGCGCGCCGCTGGACCACCGAGCAGCTCGACGCGGCCGAGCACACCCCGGATCTCGACGCGTCGAACGAGACGGTGTGGGTGAACCTGGACCACGGCCAGCAGGGCATCGGCACCCAGTCCTGCGGCCCGGGGGTGCTGGACGAGCACCGCCTGGACGTGGCGCCGGCCGAGTTCTCGTTCACGTTCTCGCGGCTGAGCTGA
- a CDS encoding peroxiredoxin, which translates to MDIGDVVEDFELPDENGAARSLSGLLADGPVVLFFYPAAFTPGCTKQACHFRDIAAEFKELGAQPVGVSADSVEKQAEFAHAYSFGYPLLSDPEGTVRERFGVKRGIAAVPTKRVTFVIDTDRKVLEIVKSEFRMSVHADRALEALRARSA; encoded by the coding sequence ATGGACATCGGTGATGTGGTCGAGGACTTCGAGCTGCCGGACGAGAACGGCGCCGCCCGTTCACTCAGTGGGCTGCTGGCGGACGGTCCGGTGGTGCTGTTCTTCTATCCGGCGGCCTTCACCCCCGGCTGTACCAAACAGGCGTGCCACTTCCGGGACATCGCGGCGGAGTTCAAGGAACTCGGCGCCCAGCCGGTCGGGGTCAGCGCCGATTCGGTCGAGAAGCAGGCGGAGTTCGCCCATGCGTACTCCTTCGGCTATCCGCTGCTGTCGGATCCGGAGGGGACCGTACGGGAGCGGTTCGGGGTGAAGCGCGGGATCGCGGCGGTGCCGACCAAGCGGGTCACCTTTGTGATTGACACCGACCGCAAGGTGCTGGAGATCGTCAAGAGTGAGTTCCGGATGAGCGTGCACGCTGACCGGGCGCTCGAGGCGCTGCGCGCCAGGAGCGCGTAA
- a CDS encoding amidase, translating into MDTSCATAAARACDRIEDADGEIRAFVPEPGRRERLLREARMADQRWDGSGGRPALFGVPVGVKDIVHVDELPTRAGSDVPAEALAGPQASLIGRLRAAGALVAGKTVTAEFAVTAPGPTRNPHHLGHTPGGSSSGSAAAVAAGMVPLAVGTQTIGSMIRPAAYCGVVGFKPTHGRIPSDGVIANAPTFDTVGLFAPDVATLAPAAAVLCDGWRPSGDSGEATGRRPVLGIPLGPYLDRADAEARSSFEERAGRLEAAGSTVRRMPFPDDFDQVRADQVVIGRYELARTHAVWFPRYAERYREQTAEAIRQGQRIGDDAYAAALRARAAFRDRLVAAMDRDGIDLWITPAATGPAPYGLQSTGDSVMSLPWSYAGVPALALPAGLAAGSLPLGVQCVARPGADERLLGWALDLESTLVGSSTPV; encoded by the coding sequence ATGGACACCTCCTGTGCCACCGCGGCCGCGCGTGCCTGTGACCGGATCGAGGACGCTGACGGGGAGATTCGGGCCTTCGTCCCCGAACCCGGCCGCCGTGAGCGGTTGTTGCGTGAGGCGCGGATGGCCGACCAGCGGTGGGACGGTTCGGGCGGGCGGCCGGCCTTGTTCGGCGTGCCGGTGGGCGTCAAGGACATCGTGCACGTCGACGAGTTGCCCACCCGGGCCGGTTCGGATGTTCCGGCCGAGGCGCTGGCCGGGCCGCAGGCGTCGCTCATTGGCCGGCTGCGGGCGGCGGGGGCGCTGGTGGCGGGCAAGACCGTCACCGCCGAGTTCGCCGTGACCGCTCCCGGTCCCACCCGTAATCCGCACCATCTCGGCCACACCCCGGGCGGCTCCAGCAGCGGTTCGGCCGCGGCCGTCGCGGCGGGGATGGTGCCGCTGGCGGTCGGGACCCAGACGATCGGTTCGATGATCCGCCCGGCCGCCTACTGCGGGGTCGTCGGCTTCAAGCCGACCCACGGCCGCATCCCCTCCGACGGCGTGATCGCCAACGCCCCGACCTTCGACACCGTGGGCCTCTTCGCCCCCGACGTGGCGACCCTCGCCCCGGCGGCGGCCGTGCTGTGCGACGGATGGCGGCCGTCCGGCGACAGCGGGGAGGCGACGGGGCGGCGGCCGGTGCTCGGCATCCCGCTCGGCCCGTACCTCGACCGCGCCGACGCCGAGGCCAGGAGCTCCTTCGAGGAGCGGGCGGGGCGCCTGGAGGCGGCCGGATCCACGGTCCGCCGCATGCCCTTCCCGGATGACTTCGACCAGGTCAGGGCGGATCAAGTGGTGATCGGCCGTTACGAATTGGCGCGGACCCACGCCGTATGGTTTCCGCGCTACGCGGAGCGGTACCGCGAGCAGACCGCCGAGGCGATCCGGCAGGGGCAGCGGATCGGCGACGACGCGTACGCCGCGGCGCTGCGCGCCCGTGCCGCCTTCCGCGACCGGCTGGTGGCCGCCATGGACCGGGACGGCATCGACCTGTGGATCACCCCGGCCGCCACGGGCCCCGCGCCGTACGGCCTGCAGAGCACCGGCGACTCCGTGATGAGCCTCCCCTGGAGCTACGCGGGAGTCCCGGCCCTCGCCCTGCCCGCGGGGCTGGCGGCGGGCTCCCTTCCGCTGGGCGTGCAGTGCGTGGCCCGGCCGGGGGCGGACGAGCGATTGCTGGGATGGGCCCTCGATCTGGAGTCGACCCTCGTCGGGTCGTCCACACCCGTATGA
- a CDS encoding AraC family transcriptional regulator, translated as MTERLRYLTGSPGGGTPGGASAGGGPAGQFALSSDLISELLTSMRLRGVRYRRVHAGPRFGLNFDAKPGRAYFHFLAVGSAVLRTEDGTVHELSAGNAVFMPHGESHQLLSGPDIPVRGIDSFDAVPLSNAVCDVDACPSTNPTPNAIFFNGFMDFDLGGMQGLSRLMPDVMLVDAEGKRYPGLMPILTSMRREVCAGRVGFAGILARLAEVAAAMIVRGWVECGCDNTSGLVAALRDPRLASAILALHRQPGHHWTVAELAAECNVSRSVFADRFQTTIGMPPLRYATELRMLLAGQWLAQDTVPIQSVAQRLGYTSQAAFSRAFKRVTGRPPGASRDTPRSRAAEEVD; from the coding sequence ATGACAGAACGTCTGCGATATTTGACCGGGAGTCCGGGCGGGGGGACTCCGGGCGGGGCATCTGCGGGTGGAGGGCCTGCGGGGCAGTTCGCCCTGTCGTCCGACCTCATCAGCGAACTGCTGACCAGCATGCGGCTGCGCGGTGTCCGGTATCGTCGTGTCCATGCTGGCCCGCGGTTCGGCCTCAATTTCGATGCCAAGCCCGGACGCGCCTATTTTCATTTCCTCGCCGTCGGCTCCGCCGTCCTGCGCACCGAGGACGGAACTGTCCACGAGCTCTCGGCCGGAAATGCCGTATTCATGCCCCATGGCGAGTCCCATCAGCTGCTCTCCGGTCCGGATATACCGGTCCGGGGCATAGACAGTTTCGACGCGGTCCCGCTCAGCAATGCGGTGTGTGATGTGGATGCCTGCCCGAGCACCAACCCGACCCCCAACGCCATCTTCTTCAACGGCTTCATGGATTTCGACCTCGGCGGAATGCAGGGCCTGAGCCGGCTGATGCCCGATGTCATGCTGGTCGATGCCGAGGGGAAGCGTTACCCCGGGCTCATGCCGATTCTCACGTCCATGAGGCGCGAAGTCTGCGCCGGACGCGTGGGCTTCGCCGGGATCCTCGCCCGTCTGGCCGAAGTGGCGGCGGCCATGATCGTGCGGGGCTGGGTCGAATGCGGATGCGACAACACCTCCGGCCTCGTGGCCGCGTTGCGCGACCCCCGCCTGGCCAGCGCGATCCTGGCCCTGCACCGGCAGCCCGGGCATCACTGGACCGTGGCCGAGCTGGCGGCGGAATGCAATGTCTCCCGGTCCGTCTTCGCGGACCGATTCCAAACCACGATCGGCATGCCGCCCCTCCGCTACGCCACGGAGCTGCGGATGCTCCTCGCCGGGCAGTGGCTGGCCCAGGACACCGTGCCGATCCAGTCCGTGGCGCAACGCCTCGGCTACACCTCGCAGGCCGCTTTCAGCCGTGCCTTCAAACGCGTCACCGGCCGGCCGCCCGGCGCCAGCAGGGACACCCCACGGTCAAGGGCTGCCGAGGAGGTGGACTGA
- a CDS encoding transporter, with protein sequence MSSDVRTTVPDANPGEAADGELVPPEPAAPSWAAVFSLAMGVFGLLTAEYLPTSLLTPMAADLGVSEALAGQAVTVTAAAAMISGLLTASLTRRIDRRIVLLGFTVLLIISNLLVAVATNMAVLMLMRILLGIALGGFWSMAAAVAMRLVPAALVPRAVSVIFSGIAVATIVAVPLGSYLGELAGWRSTFLAAAGLGVVTLVFQLFTLPRMAPHGTARLGTLWEVLRRPGFGVGIVGMLLVHIGHYALFTYIRPALENVVKVDVDALALLLFVFGVANLVGTLVSGWLLEISLRLTLTLTPALMGVAALGVALLPAGQAGYVFLVVLWGLAFGGVSVAWSNWATRMVPDQAESAGGLVVVGVQSAIAGGAAAGGLVFGIGGVVTVFTVSGVVLLASALLILLRVKAPRRLVGN encoded by the coding sequence TTGAGTAGCGATGTGCGCACCACCGTGCCCGATGCCAACCCTGGCGAAGCGGCCGATGGGGAATTGGTACCACCCGAACCGGCCGCACCGTCCTGGGCGGCGGTGTTCTCGCTGGCGATGGGTGTATTCGGATTGCTCACGGCGGAATATCTGCCGACCAGCTTGTTGACTCCGATGGCCGCCGACCTAGGAGTATCGGAAGCTCTGGCGGGGCAGGCGGTGACGGTAACGGCGGCGGCCGCGATGATTTCCGGATTGCTGACGGCGAGCCTGACCCGGAGAATCGACCGACGGATTGTGTTGCTCGGCTTCACCGTCCTATTGATCATATCCAATCTGCTGGTGGCCGTAGCCACCAATATGGCAGTGCTGATGCTGATGCGGATCCTGCTGGGTATCGCACTCGGTGGCTTCTGGAGCATGGCCGCGGCGGTGGCGATGCGTCTGGTGCCCGCGGCTCTGGTTCCGCGGGCGGTATCGGTCATCTTCAGTGGCATCGCGGTGGCGACCATCGTGGCGGTGCCGCTCGGCAGCTACCTCGGCGAGCTGGCCGGCTGGCGCAGCACCTTCCTGGCGGCGGCCGGACTCGGGGTCGTGACGTTGGTGTTCCAGCTTTTCACGCTGCCCCGGATGGCGCCCCATGGCACGGCACGGCTGGGCACCTTGTGGGAGGTGCTGCGCCGTCCGGGCTTCGGGGTGGGCATCGTAGGAATGCTGCTGGTTCACATTGGGCACTACGCGCTGTTCACCTATATCCGGCCCGCTCTGGAAAACGTGGTGAAGGTCGACGTCGATGCGTTGGCGCTGCTGTTGTTCGTCTTCGGGGTGGCGAACCTCGTGGGCACACTGGTGTCCGGATGGCTTCTGGAGATCAGCCTGCGCCTGACGTTGACACTGACGCCGGCGCTGATGGGCGTCGCGGCACTGGGCGTGGCGCTCCTTCCCGCCGGGCAAGCCGGGTACGTATTTCTGGTGGTCCTCTGGGGTCTGGCCTTTGGCGGCGTGTCGGTGGCGTGGTCGAACTGGGCGACTCGCATGGTGCCCGACCAGGCGGAAAGCGCGGGCGGGCTCGTGGTGGTGGGCGTGCAGTCCGCTATCGCCGGCGGGGCCGCCGCGGGCGGTCTGGTATTCGGTATCGGCGGCGTCGTCACCGTATTCACCGTCTCCGGCGTCGTGTTGCTCGCCTCCGCGTTGCTGATCCTCCTGCGGGTCAAGGCGCCCCGGCGCCTGGTAGGAAACTGA